A window of the Polaribacter sp. HaHaR_3_91 genome harbors these coding sequences:
- a CDS encoding helix-turn-helix domain-containing protein yields MVNISEFTTRLKQVMEFHQLSASMFADKVGVQRSSISHILSGRNKPSLDFILKVTTEFNDVDMYWLLNGKGSFPINAEPKATTAPTFFNDTSSETVGKKIQRIVVFYSDGTFDEYQK; encoded by the coding sequence ATGGTAAACATATCTGAATTTACTACACGATTAAAACAAGTGATGGAATTTCACCAGTTATCTGCCTCTATGTTTGCAGATAAAGTTGGTGTACAGCGTTCCAGTATTTCCCATATCCTATCCGGAAGAAATAAACCAAGTTTAGATTTTATTCTAAAAGTAACTACAGAATTTAATGATGTAGATATGTATTGGTTGTTAAACGGAAAAGGTAGTTTTCCTATAAATGCAGAACCGAAGGCAACTACTGCTCCAACTTTTTTTAATGATACTTCATCTGAAACAGTTGGAAAAAAAATACAGCGTATTGTCGTTTTTTATTCTGATGGTACTTTTGATGAATATCAGAAATGA
- a CDS encoding HipA family kinase has translation MNTIDIRTVNVVQYLQPLREGGSLPAIVKADDGFLYVLKFRGAGQGKKALISEFIGGELARAIGLHVPELVFMNLDDSFSKTEPDEEIQDLLKFSVGLNLGLHFLSSAITYDPLVSTVDTLTASKVVILDSLISNIDRTAKNTNLLNWNNELWVIDNGASFYFHHNWATWQNHLTRTFPLIKDHVLLPKATNLQEASSAIKKVINADVIHEIVANIPEDWLLNEGEVLTSNEIRAAYIQFLNAKLSMIDQLVKEAEDAR, from the coding sequence ATGAATACAATTGATATTAGAACCGTAAATGTTGTACAATATTTACAACCTTTAAGAGAAGGCGGATCTTTGCCTGCAATCGTAAAAGCAGATGATGGTTTTTTATATGTACTTAAGTTTAGAGGTGCAGGCCAAGGTAAAAAAGCATTAATCTCAGAATTTATTGGAGGAGAACTTGCTAGAGCAATTGGCTTACATGTACCAGAATTGGTTTTTATGAATTTAGATGATTCTTTTAGTAAAACAGAACCAGATGAAGAAATTCAGGATTTATTAAAATTTAGTGTAGGTTTAAATTTAGGATTACATTTCTTATCGAGCGCAATTACGTATGATCCTTTGGTTTCTACTGTAGATACATTAACAGCTTCTAAAGTTGTTATTTTAGATAGTTTAATTAGTAATATAGATAGGACTGCAAAAAACACCAATCTTTTAAATTGGAATAATGAACTTTGGGTTATTGATAATGGAGCTAGTTTTTATTTTCATCATAATTGGGCAACTTGGCAAAATCATTTAACAAGAACCTTTCCTTTAATTAAAGATCATGTGCTTTTACCTAAAGCAACAAATTTACAAGAAGCTTCATCAGCAATTAAAAAAGTGATAAATGCAGATGTAATACATGAAATTGTTGCAAACATTCCAGAAGATTGGTTATTAAATGAAGGAGAAGTTTTAACGTCAAATGAAATTAGAGCAGCGTATATTCAATTTTTAAACGCAAAACTTTCTATGATTGATCAATTAGTTAAAGAAGCGGAAGATGCAAGATAA
- a CDS encoding DUF3037 domain-containing protein, whose translation MQDKVTFEYAIIRLVPKVEREEFFNVGVILFSKRKKFLGIKYKINEDKLKALAPELELDFLNDYLNAWKLICEGNAAGGKIGEFEISDRFRWLAACRSTIIQSSKTHPGLCENPEGELKDIFEKYVL comes from the coding sequence ATGCAAGATAAAGTTACATTCGAATACGCCATTATTAGATTGGTACCAAAAGTAGAACGTGAAGAATTCTTTAACGTGGGCGTAATTCTGTTTTCGAAACGTAAAAAATTCTTAGGGATAAAATACAAGATAAATGAAGATAAACTAAAAGCACTAGCACCAGAATTAGAGTTAGATTTTTTAAATGATTATTTAAATGCTTGGAAATTAATTTGCGAAGGAAATGCTGCTGGTGGTAAAATTGGTGAATTTGAAATATCAGATCGCTTTAGATGGTTGGCGGCTTGTAGAAGCACCATTATACAGAGTTCTAAAACGCATCCTGGTTTGTGCGAAAATCCTGAAGGAGAATTAAAGGATATTTTTGAAAAGTATGTTTTATAA
- a CDS encoding mechanosensitive ion channel family protein, with the protein MELLKTILEFELFSFEEYSLKLGALFLVLLIYLVTKVVLWLLKKSLFRNKSVDEFSKGNTYSLFQIIKYIIWVLSFGFMLEALGIEVTLLIAGSAALLVGVGLGLQQTFNDVISGIILLSERSIRVSDVLEIDGDTVKIQEIGLRTSKGLNTDDISIIIPNSLITANKVINWSHQANLNRFRIDIRVSYNCDVEFVIKILEESAREHAEVSINKKVEARLLSFGESSLNFQVLFYSSTIFRSDRMKSDIRRVIRRKFVENNIAIPFPQMDIHMKPSK; encoded by the coding sequence ATGGAGTTGTTAAAGACAATTTTAGAATTCGAACTTTTTAGTTTTGAAGAATACAGCCTAAAGTTAGGTGCTTTATTCCTAGTGTTACTAATTTACTTAGTAACAAAAGTAGTTTTGTGGTTGTTAAAAAAATCTTTATTTAGAAATAAAAGTGTAGATGAGTTTAGTAAAGGAAATACTTATTCTTTATTTCAAATTATCAAATATATAATTTGGGTTCTTTCATTTGGTTTTATGTTAGAGGCTTTAGGTATTGAAGTAACTCTTCTAATTGCAGGTTCTGCAGCATTATTAGTTGGAGTTGGACTTGGTTTGCAACAAACGTTCAATGATGTTATTTCTGGTATTATTTTACTTTCAGAAAGGTCTATTAGAGTTTCTGATGTTCTAGAAATTGATGGAGATACTGTAAAAATACAAGAGATTGGTTTGCGAACATCAAAAGGATTAAATACAGACGATATTTCTATTATTATCCCCAACTCTTTAATCACTGCTAATAAAGTGATTAATTGGAGTCATCAAGCTAACTTGAATCGTTTTAGAATTGATATTAGAGTTTCTTACAATTGTGATGTAGAATTTGTAATTAAAATTCTAGAAGAAAGCGCTAGAGAACACGCGGAAGTTAGTATAAATAAAAAGGTAGAAGCAAGATTACTGAGTTTTGGAGAATCGTCTTTAAATTTTCAAGTATTGTTTTATAGTAGTACCATTTTTAGATCCGATAGAATGAAAAGTGATATACGTAGAGTTATAAGGCGTAAATTTGTTGAAAATAATATTGCTATCCCTTTTCCACAAATGGATATTCACATGAAACCAAGCAAATAA
- a CDS encoding ATP-binding cassette domain-containing protein, with protein MKKLHVDSVLKTYGNKQILTDIFITCKKGEIVGLLGRNGVGKSTLLEIIFGSIKADHKFVRADSKLIKGILDTLNLIKYLPQENFLPNHIKISTIIKLFCDKENASTIFNNHLIKPLLNKKSKQLAGGEKRVVEIFLIVLSNAKYILMDEPFNAIAPIYKEEIKNLIIEQSKYKAFIITDHDYRNILDIATRTVIIKDGSVKEIKTNEELITYGYIRNLN; from the coding sequence ATGAAGAAATTACATGTTGATAGTGTCTTAAAAACATACGGAAATAAACAAATATTAACGGATATTTTTATAACCTGTAAAAAAGGAGAAATTGTTGGATTGCTTGGTAGAAATGGAGTAGGGAAGTCAACATTATTAGAAATTATTTTTGGTTCCATAAAAGCAGATCATAAATTTGTAAGAGCAGATAGTAAATTAATAAAAGGAATCCTAGACACCCTAAATTTAATAAAATATTTACCTCAAGAAAATTTCCTCCCTAATCACATCAAAATTAGCACAATTATAAAACTGTTCTGCGATAAAGAAAATGCTTCTACAATATTTAATAATCATTTAATAAAACCACTTCTTAATAAGAAAAGCAAACAACTAGCTGGAGGAGAAAAGAGAGTTGTAGAAATATTTCTAATCGTTTTATCTAACGCTAAATATATTTTAATGGATGAACCTTTTAATGCAATTGCACCTATTTATAAAGAAGAAATAAAGAATTTGATAATTGAACAATCTAAATACAAAGCTTTTATTATTACAGACCATGATTATCGAAACATTTTAGATATTGCAACTAGAACAGTAATTATTAAAGATGGTTCTGTAAAAGAAATTAAGACAAATGAAGAGTTGATAACGTACGGATATATTCGTAATTTGAATTAA